From the genome of Dickeya aquatica, one region includes:
- the mioC gene encoding FMN-binding protein MioC: MTDITLISGSTLGSAEYVSEHLESLLQQEGFSTTLVHGPALDDVATGGLWLVVTSTHGAGDLPDNLQPFYDALATQRPDLSGLNYGAIGIGSSEYDTFCGAVEKVDQLMQALGARRIGEVLKIDVTQHDIPEDPAQEWLETWAELLKI, translated from the coding sequence ATGACTGACATAACCCTTATTAGTGGCAGCACTCTTGGTAGTGCCGAGTACGTTAGCGAACATCTTGAATCTCTGCTGCAACAAGAAGGGTTCTCCACCACGCTCGTGCATGGGCCTGCGCTGGATGACGTTGCAACGGGCGGATTATGGCTGGTGGTCACATCCACACACGGCGCAGGCGACCTGCCAGATAACCTGCAACCTTTTTATGATGCCCTTGCCACACAACGACCCGATTTATCCGGCCTGAATTACGGTGCAATAGGAATCGGCAGCAGCGAATACGACACCTTCTGCGGAGCCGTCGAGAAAGTCGATCAACTCATGCAGGCGCTGGGCGCACGCCGGATCGGCGAAGTATTGAAGATCGACGTCACGCAGCATGACATTCCCGAAGATCCAGCTCAGGAGTGGCTGGAAACGTGGGCTGAATTACTCAAAATATAA
- the asnC gene encoding transcriptional regulator AsnC: MPDIYTLDELDRRILNALMENARTPYAELAKLFSVSPGTIHVRVEKMKQAGIILGTRLAVNPKQLGYDVCCFIGIILKSAKDYPSALEKLNNLEEVVEAYYTTGHYSIFIKVMCRSIDALQHVLINKIQTIDEIQSTETLISLQNPIMRTIAP, encoded by the coding sequence ATGCCCGACATCTATACCTTGGATGAACTCGACCGCCGCATTCTCAATGCCTTAATGGAGAACGCCCGCACACCTTATGCCGAACTGGCCAAACTGTTCAGTGTCAGTCCTGGCACCATTCATGTCAGGGTAGAGAAAATGAAGCAGGCAGGGATTATTCTGGGTACCCGTCTGGCGGTGAATCCGAAACAACTGGGCTACGATGTGTGCTGTTTCATTGGCATCATCCTCAAAAGCGCCAAAGATTACCCCTCAGCGCTGGAGAAACTCAACAACCTGGAAGAAGTGGTAGAAGCGTATTACACCACCGGGCACTACAGCATTTTCATCAAGGTCATGTGTCGCTCCATTGATGCGCTACAGCATGTACTTATCAACAAGATCCAAACAATTGATGAAATTCAATCCACCGAAACTCTGATCTCACTGCAAAACCCGATCATGCGTACCATCGCACCCTGA
- the viaA gene encoding ATPase RavA stimulator ViaA: MLTLESLEMLLSIDENDLLDDVIVTLMATPQLVMFFDKYPRLKTAVMRDMPQWKENLRQRLRGTQAPPELEKEFSCYQQTQLINEQTFQTHLPDILSTLHHVDSPFLNQAEKLIQSASRAAASTISSSQQGLFMQRWRLSLTLQTLNLHQQVMEQERDLLLDEIQKRLTISGALEPVLAENDTAAGRLWDLSASKRMKQSLSGLLETGAFLQQQPELQRLAERLGRSRETQSVLSHDAPKEPFQIMVQEPAFTPEQVSGVHQSDDILRLLPTELSTLGISELEFEFYRRLSEHRLLTYRLQGESWREKTLERPVIHQHNEQQPRGPFIVCVDTSGSMGGFNERCAKAFCLALMRIALADNRRCYIMLFSTGIVSYDLTSENGLEEAIRFLSQTFRGGTDLAGCLSSLLDKMDTPQWQDADAVIISDFIAQRLPEDLVNEIKHRQHHLQHRFHAVAMSAHGKPGILRIFDHIWRFDTSLKSRLLRRFQHDNVPLAS, encoded by the coding sequence ATGCTGACGCTGGAGTCTTTGGAAATGCTGTTATCCATCGATGAAAACGATCTGCTGGATGACGTTATCGTCACTCTGATGGCGACGCCACAGCTGGTGATGTTTTTTGATAAGTACCCGCGACTGAAAACAGCCGTTATGCGTGACATGCCGCAGTGGAAAGAAAATCTGCGTCAACGGCTACGCGGAACTCAGGCTCCGCCTGAGCTGGAAAAAGAGTTTAGCTGCTATCAGCAAACCCAACTGATTAACGAACAGACCTTTCAGACTCATCTGCCTGATATCCTCTCCACACTGCATCATGTGGATTCGCCTTTTCTCAATCAGGCCGAGAAGTTAATACAATCGGCATCGCGCGCAGCCGCCTCGACCATTAGCAGCAGTCAGCAAGGCCTGTTTATGCAACGCTGGCGTCTTAGCCTGACGTTACAGACACTCAATCTGCATCAGCAAGTTATGGAACAAGAGCGTGATCTATTGCTCGATGAGATCCAAAAACGCCTGACCATCAGCGGAGCACTGGAGCCGGTGCTGGCAGAAAATGACACGGCGGCCGGTCGGCTATGGGATCTTTCTGCCAGCAAACGTATGAAGCAATCGCTCAGCGGTCTGCTTGAAACTGGCGCATTTTTACAGCAGCAGCCCGAACTGCAACGCCTCGCTGAACGGCTGGGGCGCAGCCGGGAAACCCAATCCGTACTCAGTCACGACGCCCCCAAAGAGCCATTTCAGATAATGGTTCAGGAACCGGCCTTTACCCCGGAGCAGGTGAGCGGTGTCCACCAAAGCGATGACATTCTGAGATTATTGCCCACCGAACTGTCCACATTAGGGATTAGCGAGCTGGAATTTGAGTTTTATCGTCGGCTGTCCGAACACCGCTTGCTGACCTACCGGCTACAGGGGGAAAGCTGGCGGGAGAAAACGCTGGAGCGCCCGGTGATTCATCAGCATAACGAGCAACAGCCGCGTGGCCCTTTTATCGTCTGCGTTGATACCTCAGGTTCGATGGGCGGGTTTAATGAACGTTGCGCCAAGGCGTTTTGCCTGGCACTGATGCGGATTGCGCTGGCTGATAACCGCCGTTGCTACATCATGCTATTTTCCACCGGCATAGTCAGCTATGACCTGACCTCAGAAAACGGGCTGGAAGAAGCGATCCGCTTCTTAAGCCAAACCTTTCGCGGCGGTACCGATCTGGCCGGTTGTCTGTCATCCCTGCTGGATAAGATGGATACACCACAATGGCAAGATGCTGATGCCGTTATCATTTCTGACTTTATTGCCCAGCGCCTGCCTGAAGATCTGGTCAATGAGATAAAACACCGTCAGCATCACTTACAGCACCGTTTTCATGCCGTGGCCATGTCTGCTCATGGTAAACCTGGGATCTTGCGCATTTTCGATCACATCTGGCGTTTTGACACCAGTCTGAAAAGCCGCCTGCTGCGTCGTTTTCAACACGATAACGTCCCGCTTGCCAGTTGA